Genomic window (Gelria sp. Kuro-4):
AGGATAACGCGAACGCCGAGGGGAAGGTGGCGGCGGAACATGCTTAACCGGGTTATCCTCATCGGCCGGCTGACGCGTGACCCCGAACTGAGGTACACGGCCGCCGGCGTTCCAGTAGCCAGGTTCACACTTGCGGTCGATCGTTCCTTCACCAACCAACAGGGACAGCGGGAGACGGATTTTATCGATATCGTCGTTTGGCGCCGCCAGGCTGAGATCTGCACCAATAACCTGAGCAAGGGACGGTTGGTAGCGGTCGAAGGCCGCCTGCAGATCCGCTCCTACGAGACCCAGGACGGGCAGAAACGCCGGGCCGCGGAAGTGGTGGCCGATAGCGTTCAGTTCCTGGATTGGCCCAAAGCGGCGGTGGGTGCCGGCGGGGGTCAGAGCAGCGGGAGCCCGAGTGGGGAGCCGAGCGGGGAACCCAGCGGCACCGAGGTCGAGTATAATCTGGACGATGTCCCCTTCTAAAAGGAGGGCGGAAAACGAGTGCCACGGCACGATAAACGGCGCAGCAAGAAGCGCGTCTGCAATTTCTGCGTGGATAAGATTGACGTCATCGATTACAAAGATGCCGGGCGGTTGCGGCGCTACATCACCGAGCGGGGCAAGATTCTTCCCCGGCGCATCACCGGTAACTGCGCCCGCCATCAGCGCCAGCTGACGGTGGCCATTAAGCGGGCGCGGAACGTAGCGCTGCTGCCGTTCACAGCCGAATAAAGCACAAGGCGCCCTGGGGCGCCTTGTTGGCTTGCAGGAACATGCGGCGGCTGCAGCGGCAGGGTAAGGAAAAGGTTTGGATCGAGGATTACGCTGCCTGCATGTCATGGGCGGGGAGGAAAGTGTAGGTCTTTGCCGAATAATTTAGAGACGGCTGTATTCTAAGGCGCATAAGGAATGGCCATGGTAGGGTTTTGGGGGTGGGCTGGGCATGAACGGCAGCACTACAGACATGTTTCCTTTATACGAAAGTGCTCCGAGACAGCTGCATACCATCTTCACACTGGCTTCTGCCATGAGCAGCGCGTGTTCCATGGATAGGGTCCTGAGCCTTGCCCTGCAGCATCTCATCAACAATCAGCCTTCTTTTGCGGCCGGCTATTTTTTGCTACAGGAGCCGGACAACGGCTGCCTGCGGCTGAGGACTTCTTACGGCTTTCCCTCTGAGGACCAGGTAGATGCCGTTGTTACCTCCAGTCGGTGGTTGTGGCAGAAAGCCTTCACCACGAGACGTCCACAAGTTTGTCCCAATACCTGCGTTTTGGCGGTCCCCCTTGTGACCAATGGCAGCTCTGCCGGAGTGCTGTGCCTGCACGGTTTCAGCGGGACCGGCACTTTCACACCCCGGATGACCACCTTCGTTCAGCCGGTAGCAGATTTACTCGCACCTTATGTGACGTCTTTCCTTCTGCATGAACAGCTTAGGAAAATTAAAGCAGAGCGTGAAGCAACCTGCCTGAGCCCAGACCTTCTGGCAATTCTATCCCACCAGCTACGTTCCCCTCTGTCGGCGATTAAAGGCTACGCTGCCACCCTGCTGCGCGACGATGTTAACTGGGATCGGGACGCTGTGCAGGATTTTCTAGAGATCATCCTCAGGGAAGCGGACAACGCCACAGCGGTCGTCACCGATATCCTCGATCACTCAGCCCTGGAAATTAAGAAGCTGGAACTTAATAAAGAGCCTGTTTTACTGCGGAACCTCTGCACTAAAGTTGTGCACGAACTCAAGTTCTCTGCCTGCCGGCATCGCTTCGCGGTGATCTTCGCGCCTGAGATTCATATTGTGGAAGCTGATCCATATCGCATTGAACAGGTTATCCGTAACCTGCTGGATAATGCGATCAAGTATTCCGACGGCGGTCTCATCGTGGTGCGCGGGGAAAGGAACAACGACGAGGTAGTTGTTAGCGTGGCGGATGAGGGTATCGGCATTCGCCCAGAACACCTAAACCGCTTGTTCGAAAAGTTCTACCGCGTAAAAAACTCTAGTCGTCATGTCACAGGGACAGGTCTTGGCCTGCCGATAGCCAGGCAGATCGTCGAGGCCCACGGGGGAAGAATCTGGGCTACCAGCAAGGTGGGCGCAGGGAGCACCTTTTACTTCTCTCTTCCCCTACCCCAGCGGGAGGACTAGGAGGTAGACTGGGAGGAATGAGTAGGTGAAAAAAGACACAATTTTGGTGGTGGACGATGAACAGGCGCTGCTCAAACTGCTGCGGGTAAATCTAGAGAGAGATTACAGGGTGCTGTTGGCGACCCACGGGGAACAGGCAATCCAGACGGTTGCCCAGGAACAGCCAGATCTTGTTGTCTTGGACATTATGCTTGGATCAGGCGAGGACGGCTTTCAAGTCTGCCGGCGCCTTCGTGAGTTTTCCGATGTTCCCGTTATCATGCTGACGGCTCGGGTTCAGGAGAACGACAAGGTCCAAGGCTTTGCTGTTGGTGCCGATGACTATGTGACCAAACCGTTTAGCCCCAAAGAGCTCCTTTCGCGAATCAACGCCGTCCTACGGAGGGTGCAAGGAGGAACCAGGCCGCAAACTTCCTCAATCAAGATCGGCCCACTTGAGATTAATCCGGTCCGCCGCTGGGTAACGCTGGAGGGGAAAAGCGTGGACCTCACTCCGACCGAATACAAGTTGCTGTATTACCTCGCCAGCAACAAGGGTAAGGTGTTGCTGCATTCCGAAATTCTGGCCCATGTCTGGGGTAGCGAATACAGGGATGAGGTTGAATACCTGAGGGTTTATCTTTCCCGCTTAAGGCAAAAGCTGGAGAAAGATCCCGGTTCACCAAAACTTTTACATACTCTACCGGGTATAGGCTACGTCTTGGATGATAAAGAGTAAGTTTTGGTACGGTACACACCTATGGGTTGTTCACGGCGCCTGTCACCCTTTTATCGGGGGACTTTTTTTATGCCTTTTTAACGTTATCACCCACCCTTTTTATGCGCTGTTAGCACCACATGCTTTACACTAGAAACGGGGGTGGTGAACAAATGGTTTCCAATCCGTCCACTAAAGCATTGCCGAGCTTAGCCTCCGCCACGCAGCACTTCTTCAAAGAAGCATCGGCTCACCTAAAGTTGGACCCAGGAATCACCAAAATCCTGGAACAGCCACAGCGGGAAGTGGTGGTACAGGTGCCGCTCGTTAAGGAGGATGGCAGTCTTGAGGTCTTTTCCGGTTACCGCGTCCAACACTCCAACGCCCGCGGGCCCTTCAAAGGCGGCATCCGCTTTCACCCTAGCGTCGACCTGGATGAGGTCAGAGGACTAGCCGCTCTGATGACGTGGAAGTGCGCGGCCGTTAACATTCCCTACGGTGGAGCAAAAGGCGGAATCGCTGTCGACCCGAAGACCCTGACAAAACGCGAATTAAAGACTCTAACGCAGAGTTTCATTAGTATGATCATGCCAGCGCTGGGTCCGCTTAAGGATATTCCTGCACCCGACGTTAATACATCGGCAGAGACAATGGGTTGGATTGTAGCCAAAGCCTGCGAGCTTGCTGGTGACGATGTGCGCGGAATCGTAACCGGTAAACCCATCGAACTGGGCGGATCTTTAGGCCGGCGCGAGGCCACCGGTAAAGGTGTGGCCGTCACCACTTTGAGACTTCTTAAATGGCTGGGCAAAGATCCCGCCAAGATGCGAGCAGTTGTTCAAGGATTTGGCAATAACGGCAGCTATACGGCACTGTACCTGGCCCAGGCCGGGTGCAAGATACAAGCTGTTAGCGATATCAGCGGCGGGTTGTATAAGGAAAGCGGCCTCGATATTCACGCCCTGCTGGAGTATGTTCAGACCTCTGATGACCACCTACTGGCCGGTTACCCGGACGCAACTCCTATGTCCAACGAGGAGCTTCTCAAGGCGGACGTAGACGTTCTCATCCCGGCCGCTCTGGAAAACCAGATTACCGTCGCCAACGCTGAACAGATCAAGGCCCCCATAATCATTGAAGCAGCCAATGCCCCAGTGACTCCAGAGGCCGATGCTATTCTCCGGAAACGCGGAACAATTGTGGTGCCCGACATCCTGGCCAATGCAGGTGGTGTAGTAGTATCTTATTTTGAATGGGTACAAAACCAGCAGGGTTATTATTGGGATTTAGACACGGTGAACACAAGGCTCACCATTACCATGCACCGTGCGTTCGATGATATTTATCTCCTGGCTAACGAGCAACACATTCCGTTAAGAACCGCAGCCTATGCGATTGCGGTACAACGGGTTGCGCGCGCGTTGGAACAGAAAGGGGTGCTTGTTTGCTAGGTCTCGAAAGGAGTGATGCCGAGTTGTCCAGCACAGTCCTTCAGCCAAACACGGACCTGGTTCGCGAGATATTCAGAGAGGCCTGTTCCTACTGCACCGGCAAAATGCGGCTCTCCGAACAGGAGGTAGTAACGCGACTCCAAAGCGGTTGCCCCAATGCCCACAGCTATTTTCGCTACTCCCTGGTAAGGGAACTGACAGCTTACCTGCAAAAAGTCGATGATAAGCTCAAGGCCGTCTACCTCTTCGGCAGTTCCCTGGAGGAATATGTGCAGTTAACTTCAAACATAAACATCCTTTTCTGGGTCACGCAACACTCTCCCGCCCTTGACTCACTCCTCAGTTGGTTTGAAGCCCGGTTTCTAGAGGAGTACAAGAGACTCCTTGGAACTCGAGTCCAAAGGATGAGCACGCTGCTCGATACCCACATCATCACCGATGACGACATCGCTCACAAGGTGGGCTACGCCTCCTTGGTCGGCTCTATGCATAAACCAGCCTTAAAGATCTGGGAACGCACCGCCTGTTAAAGTGCGGATACCAAGCCCCCCTTGGTATATATGGAATAGACTCCGTTCGGGGAGTCTAACAGGCAAAGGCGAACTCTGATGGGTTCGCCTATTTTCTGTGCGCCCGGCATGGGCGCTGTCTATAGGGTGAAAGACCCGAACGGCGAAGGTAGCAGTAGCCGTAGCTCAAGGCCAGGGTGTCCGCCGCGAGGCGAAATTTGAAAAAAGCCGGCGGCAACCCCCGCCCGAGGACCGCGAACCCCAGGCGAGGTTAGAGGCAGTTGGATGAGGAGGGAGAGTGGCTTAAGGCGATCGTTCCAGCCCTCAGCGGCCTCTCTGCCAGCGAGACCTGGATAAAGCACGTGCTTCGGCCGCTGGTACAAGCCCGGTTACGTTGCCTGATACGTTCCCATCCATCAATCTCGGGGTTTGGGTGTAACTAACCGCGCACTTTGCCCCTGGGAATGTCCTTTTGGTTGGCTTTCGCGCGCCGGTCCCGCAGGGGGAGGTTCCTTAACCGGATCTAAGCCGAAAGGTTCTTAAAAGCTCGGGCGCTGCATAGGACAGATGATGCGCCCTCTGACGAAGCCGCCGGCAGGGTTGGATGAATCGGCCCTCCTCCCCCCAGAAAAACCGGCAATGCAACGAAATAGCAAGTGAAGAGACAACAAGGAGGTAGGGTTGATGAAAGGGAGAACAGCTAAGCTCTTCGTGGCACTCATGGTAGTAGCAGCGTTGCTCCTTGCCGGTCCGGCATGGGCGGCGCCTAAGAAGGCTGGAGCGGCCCATGGAGAAGGTGCGTCGGCGGCTGCAGCAACGGCGTTGAAAGACCAGAACCGCGTAGAGGACCAGGTGCAGCTTGAAAACGGGGACCAGGTTGAGGAACAGAACGAAGAAGGAGACCAGCTTGAAGAAGACAATCAACAAGAGGAAGACCAGGACGGGGTAGAGGAGAAGAACCGGACGCGCGCAGAGAACGAGGTCGAGCAGCAGACGCAAACCCAAGACGGGGAGAAAGTGCAAGATCAAGTCCGGCTTAAGACAAAAGCCAAGGTCGAGGCCGAAGCGCAGGAGCAGCTGCAGCACCAGGAACAGGAGGAAGAACAGAAACAGGAACAGGAGCAGGAACTGGAGCAGAAACAGAAGAAGGCGAAAGCGGAAGAGGCCCCTGCCACTACAGTGCCCAAGGCGACGGCGCAGCGCAACCGGGTAGGGCCGCAGATATTCGTGAACGGCCAGCTTCTCAAGGACGCGTTGCCGCCGGTGGTGAAGGAGGGCACCACACTGGTTCCGCTGCGTGCGCTGGCTGCAAGCTTGAAGGCCCAGGTGGCCTACGATGCAGCTACTAAGACGGTCACCGTGGTCAAGCAAGGCGTAACCATCAAGCTGAACTTGACCAGCGGCACTGCGGCGCTGAAGGACCAGCTGGGTCAGGAGAAGACCATTCCCCTGCCCGTTCCGCCTCAAGTGATAGAAGGTTACACCTTCGTCCCGCTCCGTTTCATCTCGGAAAACTTCGCGGCGAGTGTGTACTACGATCTATCCACGCAGGTTATCACCATCCAGGAACCGGATGTCCCGGTGCCGACGCAAGAGCCTGCTCCGTCGGTAGAAGAAGCCGCTCCGCCCGTGGAAGAGCCTGCTTCGCCGACGACGGCTCCGCAACAGTAACGAAGTTTTACTTGCTGCCCTGCCCAGATATTGGGCAGGGCTTTCCTACGGTGCCTTGACACGATCCCGCCGTGGCGGCACAATTGTCGCCCGGCGGCCCGTATGTTATAATGGGAAACAGCAAAGGAGGGCTGGTCATGCTGGAGAAACACCTCAAAACCCTACATAAGGGCAACCTGCAAAAGAGCCTGGTGAACGGTGGGTGCGGCCAGTGCCATAATTCGTGCCAATCGGCCTGCAAAACTTCGCTTACCGTCGGGAACCAGAGTTGCGAGAACACGCGCCGGCGCTGACTTGGCTTGGGCGCGGCCCGCGGCGGGCGCGTATACCCGCCGGCGGGCCTAATTTTTGTTCGGGGGAGAATGAACATGGCCGTATTGGGACAAGTGCACACCTTTTCCTGCTTCGGCACCTACCTGGCGCTGGATGTGGAAAGCGGCAGCCTGCACCAGGTGGACGAGCCGACCTATGAAATCCTCCGCCTCTACCCTGAAAAGCCCCCGCGGGCGATTGTGACTGCCCTGGCGCCCCGCTTCGGCGCCGCCGCCATCCGGGAGGCGCTGGCGGAGGTGGAGGCGGCGGTGGCGGCGGGCACGCTCTTCAGCCCGCCGGCGGTGGCGGCCTGGGAACCGGCCGGCGCGCCGCTCGTAAAGGCGCTCTGCCTGCACGTGGCCCACGACTGCAACCTGCGCTGCCGCTACTGCTTCGGCGATACCGGCGACTTCGGGGGCGGCCGTGAGCTGATGCCGGAGGCGGTGGCCCGGCAGGCCATCGACTTTCTTTTGGCGGGCTCCGGCGACCGCTCCCTCTGCGAGGTGGACTTCTTCGGCGGCGAGCCGCTCCTCAACCTGCCCGTGGTGCGCGGGACCATCGCCTACGCGCGGCGGGAAGGGGCCCGGCGCGGCAAGAGCTTTAAGTTCACCCTCACCACCAACGCCGTTCTCCTCACGGAAGCGGTGCGGGCCGAGCTTAGGGACCTGGGGGTTTCGCTTGTCCTCAGCCTGGACGGCCGGCCGGCGGTGCACGATACCATGCGCCCCGATGCCGCCGGGCGCGGTTCCTACCGGCGGGTGCTGCCCCATATCCTGGCGGCGGCGGCCGCCGATCCCGAGGGCGACTGGTGGGTGCGGGGGACGTACACGCGCGCGAACCGCGATTTCGACGCTGATGCCCGCCACCTGGCGGACCTGGGCATCCGCCGCTTTTCCCTGGAGCCGGTGGTGGCCGAGCCGCCTGCGCCTTACGCCCTTACGGAAGCGGACCTGCCGGCCCTTTACCAGGCTTACGACAAGCTCACCCGCTTTTACGAGGAGCGCGCCCGCGCCGGGCGGCCTTTCACCTTCTTCCATTTCGAGGTGGACCTCAGCCACGGCCCCTGCCTGGCCAAGCGCTTTACCGGCTGCGGCGCCGGGCACGAATACTTCGCCGTGGCCCCCAGCGGCGACCTCTACCCCTGCCACCAGTTCGTCGGCCGGGAAAAGTACCGGCTGGGTACGGTGACGGAGGGCGTCACGCGCCCTGACCTCGTGCAGTTGTTCCGCCGGGCGACGCTCTTTAGCAAACCCTCCTGCCGCACCTGCTGGGCGCGCTACTTCTGCGGCGGCGGCTGCCACGCCAACGCCGAGCTGTTCCACGGCGACATCCACGTCCCCTACGAACTGGGCTGCGCCCTGGAGCGCAAGCGGGTGGAGTGCGCCCTTTACCTGAAGGCGGTGCTGGAGCTGGGCGGCGGCCGGGAACCGATACCAAAAGAAGGAGTTTCCGCCTAAGGTAAAGAATGATTAAAGGTTAGCACGAGGAGGTGCACCGCGTGCCGGAGCTCAAGGGGAAGGAACTCGACATCACGAAGAACGTGCGCGCCATCGAGTGGCTCAAGTGCGAGCTTCTCGGGGCGGTGACGCTGCTTTACCGGGCCGCGCTCCGCGGGTCGGAAGAACACATCCTGGAGGCGTCGGCCCAGGCCGTGCTTACCGTTTACCTCCTGGCCCGGCGCCTTGGCATCGGCTTTACCCGGCTGGATGCCAAGGTCAAGGGTATGGTGCACCAGAGTATAATCGAAGAGCACGAATTGGAAAAATGGTATGGTGACCTCTCTGCCTTCGAGCAGCACCTTGACGGGACAAAGAGGTGAAACACGTGCCACACTACGGATCGACGCGCTCCCTGGTCGAGGCGGCGCTCCTGGCCGCCCTCACCGTTGTCTTTTGCCTGGCCACTATTTACCTGCCGGTGCT
Coding sequences:
- a CDS encoding copper amine oxidase N-terminal domain-containing protein; this encodes MKGRTAKLFVALMVVAALLLAGPAWAAPKKAGAAHGEGASAAAATALKDQNRVEDQVQLENGDQVEEQNEEGDQLEEDNQQEEDQDGVEEKNRTRAENEVEQQTQTQDGEKVQDQVRLKTKAKVEAEAQEQLQHQEQEEEQKQEQEQELEQKQKKAKAEEAPATTVPKATAQRNRVGPQIFVNGQLLKDALPPVVKEGTTLVPLRALAASLKAQVAYDAATKTVTVVKQGVTIKLNLTSGTAALKDQLGQEKTIPLPVPPQVIEGYTFVPLRFISENFAASVYYDLSTQVITIQEPDVPVPTQEPAPSVEEAAPPVEEPASPTTAPQQ
- a CDS encoding Glu/Leu/Phe/Val dehydrogenase, whose product is MVSNPSTKALPSLASATQHFFKEASAHLKLDPGITKILEQPQREVVVQVPLVKEDGSLEVFSGYRVQHSNARGPFKGGIRFHPSVDLDEVRGLAALMTWKCAAVNIPYGGAKGGIAVDPKTLTKRELKTLTQSFISMIMPALGPLKDIPAPDVNTSAETMGWIVAKACELAGDDVRGIVTGKPIELGGSLGRREATGKGVAVTTLRLLKWLGKDPAKMRAVVQGFGNNGSYTALYLAQAGCKIQAVSDISGGLYKESGLDIHALLEYVQTSDDHLLAGYPDATPMSNEELLKADVDVLIPAALENQITVANAEQIKAPIIIEAANAPVTPEADAILRKRGTIVVPDILANAGGVVVSYFEWVQNQQGYYWDLDTVNTRLTITMHRAFDDIYLLANEQHIPLRTAAYAIAVQRVARALEQKGVLVC
- the scfB gene encoding thioether cross-link-forming SCIFF peptide maturase, whose amino-acid sequence is MAVLGQVHTFSCFGTYLALDVESGSLHQVDEPTYEILRLYPEKPPRAIVTALAPRFGAAAIREALAEVEAAVAAGTLFSPPAVAAWEPAGAPLVKALCLHVAHDCNLRCRYCFGDTGDFGGGRELMPEAVARQAIDFLLAGSGDRSLCEVDFFGGEPLLNLPVVRGTIAYARREGARRGKSFKFTLTTNAVLLTEAVRAELRDLGVSLVLSLDGRPAVHDTMRPDAAGRGSYRRVLPHILAAAAADPEGDWWVRGTYTRANRDFDADARHLADLGIRRFSLEPVVAEPPAPYALTEADLPALYQAYDKLTRFYEERARAGRPFTFFHFEVDLSHGPCLAKRFTGCGAGHEYFAVAPSGDLYPCHQFVGREKYRLGTVTEGVTRPDLVQLFRRATLFSKPSCRTCWARYFCGGGCHANAELFHGDIHVPYELGCALERKRVECALYLKAVLELGGGREPIPKEGVSA
- the scfA gene encoding six-cysteine ranthipeptide SCIFF — encoded protein: MLEKHLKTLHKGNLQKSLVNGGCGQCHNSCQSACKTSLTVGNQSCENTRRR
- a CDS encoding MazG-like family protein, which translates into the protein MPELKGKELDITKNVRAIEWLKCELLGAVTLLYRAALRGSEEHILEASAQAVLTVYLLARRLGIGFTRLDAKVKGMVHQSIIEEHELEKWYGDLSAFEQHLDGTKR
- the rpsR gene encoding 30S ribosomal protein S18; its protein translation is MPRHDKRRSKKRVCNFCVDKIDVIDYKDAGRLRRYITERGKILPRRITGNCARHQRQLTVAIKRARNVALLPFTAE
- a CDS encoding GAF domain-containing sensor histidine kinase: MNGSTTDMFPLYESAPRQLHTIFTLASAMSSACSMDRVLSLALQHLINNQPSFAAGYFLLQEPDNGCLRLRTSYGFPSEDQVDAVVTSSRWLWQKAFTTRRPQVCPNTCVLAVPLVTNGSSAGVLCLHGFSGTGTFTPRMTTFVQPVADLLAPYVTSFLLHEQLRKIKAEREATCLSPDLLAILSHQLRSPLSAIKGYAATLLRDDVNWDRDAVQDFLEIILREADNATAVVTDILDHSALEIKKLELNKEPVLLRNLCTKVVHELKFSACRHRFAVIFAPEIHIVEADPYRIEQVIRNLLDNAIKYSDGGLIVVRGERNNDEVVVSVADEGIGIRPEHLNRLFEKFYRVKNSSRHVTGTGLGLPIARQIVEAHGGRIWATSKVGAGSTFYFSLPLPQRED
- a CDS encoding single-stranded DNA-binding protein, which produces MLNRVILIGRLTRDPELRYTAAGVPVARFTLAVDRSFTNQQGQRETDFIDIVVWRRQAEICTNNLSKGRLVAVEGRLQIRSYETQDGQKRRAAEVVADSVQFLDWPKAAVGAGGGQSSGSPSGEPSGEPSGTEVEYNLDDVPF
- a CDS encoding response regulator transcription factor; amino-acid sequence: MKKDTILVVDDEQALLKLLRVNLERDYRVLLATHGEQAIQTVAQEQPDLVVLDIMLGSGEDGFQVCRRLREFSDVPVIMLTARVQENDKVQGFAVGADDYVTKPFSPKELLSRINAVLRRVQGGTRPQTSSIKIGPLEINPVRRWVTLEGKSVDLTPTEYKLLYYLASNKGKVLLHSEILAHVWGSEYRDEVEYLRVYLSRLRQKLEKDPGSPKLLHTLPGIGYVLDDKE